One Oncorhynchus gorbuscha isolate QuinsamMale2020 ecotype Even-year unplaced genomic scaffold, OgorEven_v1.0 Un_scaffold_602, whole genome shotgun sequence genomic region harbors:
- the cxxc4 gene encoding CXXC-type zinc finger protein 4 isoform X1, translating into MSNINNALCIENGQNADVSLLQKDNLQNLQNLQNLQNLQDGGLSQLLDYNAEMERYRSFANFYKTNGAFGQTAKIARITTPIFPSARIGMSPWNCDNAMLWGRKSATINPNRTSMHRNDSQRPGKHGVPPETLQQMANNNFLSTLSPEHCRPLAGECMNKLKCGAGEAEIMNLQERVGTFSAIPALGGISLPPGVIVMTALHSPAASAAVTDSAFQIANLADCPQNNSSASGGNPAKKKRKRCGVCAPCRRLINCGVCSSCRNRKTGHQICKFRKCEELKKKPGSSLEVGPCFPRLVPDLLTKTLGVGYTAWDQRTPVNNGEAFRWFF; encoded by the exons ATGTCTAATATAAACAATGCTCTCTGCATTGAGAACGGACAGAACGCAGACGTGTCTCTCTTACAAAAGGATAACCTTCAGAACCTGCAGAACCTGCAGAACTTGCAGAACCTCCAGGATGGTGGATTAAGCCAACTTTTGGATTATAACGCCGAGATGGAACGGTACCGCTCTTTCGCAAACTTTTACAAAACCAACGGCGCGTTCGGCCAGACGGCAAAGATCGCCCGCATCACGACCCCCATTTTCCCCAGTGCCCGGATAGGCATGTCCCCGTGGAACTGCGATAACGCCATGCTCTGGGGGAGGAAATCGGCCACAATAAACCCTAATAGGACCAGCATGCACAGGAATGACTCCCAGAGGCCGGGGAAGCATGGCGTGCCGCCAGAAACGCTACAGCAAATGGCAAATAATAATTTCCTCTCTACCTTATCCCCCGAACACTGCAGACCTTTAGCGGGAGAATGCATGAACAAGCTGAAATGCGGCGCCGGCGAAGCAGAGATAATGAATCTCCAGGAACGTGTCGGAACTTTTTCCGCCATTCCGGCTTTAGGGGGCATCTCATTACCTCCCGGGGTCATCGTCATGACAGCCCTTCACTCCCCCGCAGCCTCGGCAGCCGTTACAGACAGTGCGTTTCAAATTGCCAATCTGGCAGACTGCCCACAGAATAATTCCTCTGCGTCCGGCGGGAACCCAGCGAAGAAGAAAAGGAAGCGGTGCGGGGTGTGCGCGCCCTGCCGGCGGCTAATCAACTGCGGCGTGTGCAGCAGTTGTCGGAACCGTAAGACGGGCCACCAGATCTGCAAGTTCAGGAAATGTGAGGAGCTGAAAAAGAAACCCGGCTCGTCGCTGGAG GTAGGTCCGTGTTTTCCTAGACTGGTCCCTGATCTGTTGACAAAGACCTTAGGCGTTGGCTATACAGCCTGGGACCAG
- the cxxc4 gene encoding CXXC-type zinc finger protein 4 isoform X2 — MSNINNALCIENGQNADVSLLQKDNLQNLQNLQNLQNLQDGGLSQLLDYNAEMERYRSFANFYKTNGAFGQTAKIARITTPIFPSARIGMSPWNCDNAMLWGRKSATINPNRTSMHRNDSQRPGKHGVPPETLQQMANNNFLSTLSPEHCRPLAGECMNKLKCGAGEAEIMNLQERVGTFSAIPALGGISLPPGVIVMTALHSPAASAAVTDSAFQIANLADCPQNNSSASGGNPAKKKRKRCGVCAPCRRLINCGVCSSCRNRKTGHQICKFRKCEELKKKPGSSLERTPVNNGEAFRWFF; from the coding sequence ATGTCTAATATAAACAATGCTCTCTGCATTGAGAACGGACAGAACGCAGACGTGTCTCTCTTACAAAAGGATAACCTTCAGAACCTGCAGAACCTGCAGAACTTGCAGAACCTCCAGGATGGTGGATTAAGCCAACTTTTGGATTATAACGCCGAGATGGAACGGTACCGCTCTTTCGCAAACTTTTACAAAACCAACGGCGCGTTCGGCCAGACGGCAAAGATCGCCCGCATCACGACCCCCATTTTCCCCAGTGCCCGGATAGGCATGTCCCCGTGGAACTGCGATAACGCCATGCTCTGGGGGAGGAAATCGGCCACAATAAACCCTAATAGGACCAGCATGCACAGGAATGACTCCCAGAGGCCGGGGAAGCATGGCGTGCCGCCAGAAACGCTACAGCAAATGGCAAATAATAATTTCCTCTCTACCTTATCCCCCGAACACTGCAGACCTTTAGCGGGAGAATGCATGAACAAGCTGAAATGCGGCGCCGGCGAAGCAGAGATAATGAATCTCCAGGAACGTGTCGGAACTTTTTCCGCCATTCCGGCTTTAGGGGGCATCTCATTACCTCCCGGGGTCATCGTCATGACAGCCCTTCACTCCCCCGCAGCCTCGGCAGCCGTTACAGACAGTGCGTTTCAAATTGCCAATCTGGCAGACTGCCCACAGAATAATTCCTCTGCGTCCGGCGGGAACCCAGCGAAGAAGAAAAGGAAGCGGTGCGGGGTGTGCGCGCCCTGCCGGCGGCTAATCAACTGCGGCGTGTGCAGCAGTTGTCGGAACCGTAAGACGGGCCACCAGATCTGCAAGTTCAGGAAATGTGAGGAGCTGAAAAAGAAACCCGGCTCGTCGCTGGAG